GAGCCCAAGCAGAAGGTCACGATAAACGTGCCCCAGGAATACGGGGGCAACGTGGTGACGCTCACGCAGGGAAAAAGGGGCCAGCTGCTGGACATGCAGCAGGACGGCGAATACACCAACGTCGTGGTGAAAATGCCCGTGGCTGACATGTTCGGATTCGGCAATGATTTGCGGTCTGCAACGCAGGGCAAGGCAATCCCATACCAGGAATATGCGGGTTACGAGGCGATGCCCAAGGACATGGTTGCCAAAGTGGTGAGGCAGATAAGGGAGCGGAAAGGGGACAAGCCAGAACCGCCGAATCCTACTGATTTCCTCGATTGATGCGTGGTTTTTGTTTGATTTTGTGTTTATAAATGTTTGGAAATGCTTTTAAATCAAAAAACTGAAATGAAAGGAGGTTGTATTTATGGGACTGAGACCCGGAAGGACTATGAGAGACGTGGACAAGGCTTCGTGGAGCAGATTCTCGCGGAGAAGGCCGAGGAAATCCTACATAAAAGCCATGCCCCACCAGGACATAACGCAGTTCAGGATGGGAGCTATAAAGCCGGATTACAACGCCACGTTCAGGCTCATCAGCCAGCAGGACATCCAGATAAGGGACAACGCGCTCGAGAGCGCGAGGCAGGCGGTGAACAAGTTCCTGGAAAAGAGCATGGTGGGCAACTTCTATTTCGTGGTCCGCGTGTTCCCCCACCAGGTCATAAGGGAGAACAAGATGATTGCAGGCGCAGGGGCCGACAGGCTGCAGAAAGGGATGCGGCAATCGTTCGGAAGGGCCACTGACAAGGCCGCGAGAGTGCGCAAGCACCAGGATGTTTTCCTGATAAACACTTACAAGGACAAGTCCAGGATAATAGAGCAGGCGATAGGCCGGGCTCTCCAGAAACTCCCTGGGTCCTACAAACTGACGATGGAAGACAAGGCGGCATGACTGGGAGTGCAGCTGCTCTTGATTTCCGCCGGTTCGAAAACC
This portion of the Candidatus Micrarchaeia archaeon genome encodes:
- a CDS encoding elongation factor EF-2 produces the protein EPKQKVTINVPQEYGGNVVTLTQGKRGQLLDMQQDGEYTNVVVKMPVADMFGFGNDLRSATQGKAIPYQEYAGYEAMPKDMVAKVVRQIRERKGDKPEPPNPTDFLD
- a CDS encoding 50S ribosomal protein L16, which translates into the protein MGLRPGRTMRDVDKASWSRFSRRRPRKSYIKAMPHQDITQFRMGAIKPDYNATFRLISQQDIQIRDNALESARQAVNKFLEKSMVGNFYFVVRVFPHQVIRENKMIAGAGADRLQKGMRQSFGRATDKAARVRKHQDVFLINTYKDKSRIIEQAIGRALQKLPGSYKLTMEDKAA